One genomic segment of Sebastes fasciatus isolate fSebFas1 chromosome 17, fSebFas1.pri, whole genome shotgun sequence includes these proteins:
- the tmem64 gene encoding transmembrane protein 64, translating into MSMSGSTTVQLFTKLVKHAVGKAQIQLNRWLQRTATDECDKIDILICSAFDETGASIGKSDGDPEVISDTGGTTFSNSSGEFRHPCCITTFCFKSALLACILTAVCFSSVALVRQYLKDLLLWVESLDSLVGAMLFIVGLIIVSFPCGWGYIVLNVAAGYLYGFVLGMGLVMVGVLIGTFVAHLVCKRLLTDWVLNKVGNSEQLSAVIRVVEGGSGLKVVALARLTPIPFGLQNAVFSITDVSLPNYLVASSVGLLPTQLLNSYLGTTLRTMEDVIAEQSVSGYFVFSLQIIISIGLMFYVVHRAQVELNAAIAACQMELKSSHMNGSSTNHSGFTYCSKRATAGSGNCINVV; encoded by the exons ATGTCAATGTCAGGGTCCACGACTGTGCAGCTGTTCACCAAGCTTGTCAAGCACGCGGTGGGTAAAGCACAGATCCAGCTGAACCGCTGGCTGCAGAGGACTGCCACAGATGAGTGCGACAAAATCGACATCCTGATATGCAGCGCCTTTGACGAGACAGGGGCCAGCATTGGGAAGTCAGATGGAGACCCAGAGGTCATCAGTGACACGGGGGGAACGACCTTCAGCAACAGCAGTGGAGAGTTCAGACACCCGTGCTGCATCACCACCTTTTGCTTCAAGAGCGCCCTGCTGGCATGCATCCTGACCGCTGTGTGCTTCTCCTCGGTTGCACTGGTTCGCCAATACCTCAAGGACCTCCTGCTCTGGGTGGAGAGCCTGGACAGCCTCGTCGGAGCCATGCTGTTTATAGTTGGTTTGATTATCGTGTCGTTCCCGTGTGGATGGGGATATATTGTTCTTAATGTGGCAGCTGGCTACCTCTACGGCTTTGTGCTGGGCATGGGACTAGTTATGGTGGGAGTTTTGATAGGGACCTTTGTGGCACACCTGGTGTGCAAACGGCTATTGACTGACTGGGTGCTGAACAAGGTTGGAAACAGTGAACAGCTCAGTGCTGTCATACGAGTGGTGGAGGGAGGAAGCGGACTCAAAGTTGTGGCCTTAGCGAGACTCACCCCCATACCATTTGGGCTCCAAAATGCAGTTTTCTCG ATCACAGACGTGTCCTTGCCAAACTACCTGGTGGCCTCCTCTGTGGGTCTGTTGCCCACTCAGCTTCTCAACTCCTACCTGGGCACCACACTTCGCACCATGGAGGACGTTATCGCTGAGCAGAGCGTCAGCGGCTACTTCGTGTTCAGCCTGCAG atcatcatcagcatcGGCCTGATGTTCTACGTCGTGCACCGGGCGCAGGTAGAGCTCAACGCAGCCATCGCCGCCTGCCAGATGGAGCTGAAATCGTCGCACATGAACGGCTCCTCCACCAATCACAGTGGCTTCACCTACTGCAGCAAGAGGGCGACGGCCGGTAGTGGAAACTGCATCAATGTGGTGTGA